A single region of the Paraburkholderia sp. SOS3 genome encodes:
- a CDS encoding Rmf/CrpP family protein gives MTADTIGRDLLQALVLELKLLPDVWAKLSEAKQNDVIDRLRARVQSNIAMAVHTLASAGRTVVAGDLDQITIKDGVKAVIKFGANAPSLHELYDAQSKAVLVVVASSADHTAGMDEVRGEGDQRGLDLGQEYTSEDGDGMNGPTGDVVDAGPGDVRQIEHQPLQEELEAAEQAGFDAAADGKPQSDCPVMAGALCIEWVKGWKRWHEEQGDDAQ, from the coding sequence ATGACCGCCGACACGATCGGTCGAGATCTTCTGCAGGCGCTCGTGCTTGAACTGAAGCTGTTGCCCGACGTCTGGGCGAAGCTGTCCGAGGCCAAGCAGAACGACGTCATCGATCGCCTGCGTGCACGCGTGCAATCGAACATCGCGATGGCCGTTCACACGCTGGCCAGCGCGGGTCGCACGGTGGTGGCGGGTGACCTCGATCAGATCACCATCAAGGATGGCGTTAAGGCGGTCATCAAGTTCGGTGCGAACGCACCTTCGTTGCACGAGCTGTATGACGCGCAAAGCAAGGCGGTGCTGGTGGTTGTAGCGAGCTCCGCTGACCACACCGCCGGCATGGATGAAGTGAGGGGCGAAGGCGATCAACGCGGCCTCGACCTCGGCCAGGAATACACGTCCGAGGACGGTGACGGCATGAATGGGCCGACCGGCGATGTCGTAGACGCGGGCCCGGGCGATGTGCGGCAGATCGAACACCAGCCGTTGCAAGAGGAGCTCGAAGCGGCCGAACAAGCGGGCTTCGACGCGGCAGCCGATGGCAAGCCGCAGAGCGATTGCCCCGTCATGGCCGGCGCGCTGTGCATCGAGTGGGTGAAGGGCTGGAAGCGCTGGCACGAAGAGCAAGGCGACGACGCGCAGTAA
- a CDS encoding RecB family exonuclease, with amino-acid sequence MSDLRIRASSFGKFFDCAYAWEAEHLLGKRKPAGLRALLGTSVHAGTAAFDSARLNGSEITPDDAAGAFVDTLHHPEYDVDFSNDNIKFAEAERIGLTLTTKYCTEVAPQFTYTAVEMPLEPLQIDCGGGTTITLTGTMDRARVAKGVDGTIIPDVKTGARVVTNGEANIKSRSAQTGTYQLMYEQTTGERTAGAQIIGLGTTSKTPVAVSPIFDARRVLIGNEETPGLIQLAADMFKAGLFPPNPSSPLCSKSYCSRWSTCIYHE; translated from the coding sequence GTGAGCGATCTTCGCATCCGCGCCTCGTCGTTCGGCAAATTCTTCGACTGCGCCTATGCCTGGGAGGCTGAACATCTGCTCGGCAAGCGCAAGCCTGCAGGCCTGCGCGCGCTGCTCGGCACGAGCGTGCACGCCGGTACCGCCGCGTTCGACTCGGCGCGCCTGAACGGCAGCGAGATCACGCCGGACGATGCTGCAGGCGCGTTCGTCGACACGCTGCACCACCCGGAATACGACGTCGATTTCTCGAACGACAACATCAAGTTCGCGGAGGCGGAGCGCATCGGCCTGACGCTGACCACGAAGTACTGCACCGAGGTCGCGCCGCAGTTCACATACACGGCCGTCGAAATGCCGCTCGAGCCCCTGCAGATCGATTGCGGCGGCGGCACGACGATCACGCTCACCGGCACGATGGACCGCGCGCGCGTCGCGAAGGGCGTCGACGGCACGATCATTCCTGACGTGAAGACCGGTGCCCGCGTCGTGACGAACGGCGAGGCGAACATCAAGTCGCGCTCGGCACAGACCGGTACCTATCAGCTCATGTACGAGCAGACGACCGGCGAGCGCACGGCGGGCGCGCAGATCATCGGCCTCGGCACGACGTCCAAGACGCCGGTCGCCGTGAGCCCGATCTTCGACGCGCGCCGCGTGCTGATCGGTAACGAAGAGACACCGGGCCTCATCCAGTTGGCCGCCGACATGTTCAAGGCCGGTCTTTTCCCGCCCAACCCAAGTAGTCCGCTTTGTAGCAAGTCGTATTGCTCTAGATGGTCCACCTGCATCTATCACGAGTGA
- a CDS encoding DNA methyltransferase — MNARLPTDSYRSFLEAKVRLARFDGFDVSLDEINPKLKPHTRDIVRWALQGGRRAVFASFGLHKTATQIEIMRLIGAHRPCLRAIVLPLGVRHEFTGQAEEHFAGDYAAPVRFIRSDSEIGDEREIYLTNYESVREGKVTPKLFGAASLDEASVLRSFGSKTYQEFLPLFDGVEFKFVNTATPSPNRFKELIHYAAFLGVMDSGQALTRFFQRDSEKAGNLTLYPHKEEEFWLWVASWAVFIQRPSDLGYSDEGYDLPELDVRYHEVPTDYAKAGADRDGQTLMFQDPALGLAAAATEKRDSMPARIAKVQDIVSADPADHFVIWHDLEAERHAIQTALPEAVSVWGTQDLDEREQRIVDFGKGAYRLLSTKPIIAGSGCNFQRHCHREIFAGIGFKFNDFIQAIHRVQRFQQPHRVRIDIVYSEAEREVLRTLQAKWAQHEEMVQKMTDIIRKYGLNQLAMQETLARSIGVKRIEVSSDRFCVANNDCVDEARRLPENHVDLIVTSIPFANHYEYSPSYNDFGHTDDNAHFWQQMDYLTPQLLRILKPGRIYACHVKDRILFGNVTGAGLPTVSPFHAEALFHGIKHGFDYCGMITVNTDVVRENNQTYRLSYTEMCKDGSKMAVGSPEYILLFHKPQTDRTKGYADVPIRKSKSEYSLARWQIDAHAFWRSSGNRLLTAEELAALGPEKLASLFAKYSLENVYDYEFHVRIGEELQERGALPTKFMSLAPGAHHPDTWHDVTRMLTLNGEQAKRAVEKHVCPLQFDIVDRLIDRYSNPDELVYDPFCGLGTVPYRAILKGRRGGGSELNPTYFMDQVHYLRAAEREYSMPSLFDIEEAAA; from the coding sequence GTGAACGCGCGCCTGCCGACCGATTCGTATCGCTCGTTCCTTGAAGCGAAGGTGCGTTTGGCCCGCTTCGACGGGTTCGACGTCTCGCTCGACGAGATCAATCCGAAGCTGAAGCCACATACGCGCGACATCGTGCGATGGGCGCTGCAGGGTGGCCGTCGCGCGGTCTTCGCGTCGTTCGGGTTGCACAAGACGGCGACGCAGATCGAAATCATGCGACTGATCGGCGCACACCGGCCGTGCCTTCGGGCCATCGTCTTGCCGCTCGGCGTGAGGCACGAATTCACCGGGCAGGCGGAAGAGCATTTCGCCGGCGACTACGCGGCGCCGGTGCGCTTTATCCGGTCGGACAGCGAGATCGGCGACGAGCGCGAGATCTATCTGACGAACTACGAGTCGGTGCGCGAGGGAAAGGTGACGCCGAAGCTGTTCGGCGCGGCCAGCCTCGACGAGGCTAGTGTGCTGCGCAGCTTCGGGAGCAAGACATACCAGGAGTTCCTGCCGCTGTTCGACGGCGTCGAGTTCAAGTTCGTCAACACGGCGACGCCAAGCCCCAACCGGTTCAAGGAACTGATCCATTACGCGGCGTTCCTCGGCGTGATGGACAGCGGCCAGGCGCTCACGCGCTTCTTCCAGCGCGACAGCGAGAAAGCCGGAAACCTGACGCTGTATCCGCACAAGGAAGAGGAATTCTGGCTGTGGGTCGCGAGCTGGGCGGTCTTCATCCAGCGTCCGAGCGATCTCGGCTATAGCGACGAAGGCTACGACCTGCCCGAGCTCGACGTGCGCTATCACGAGGTCCCGACAGACTATGCGAAGGCCGGCGCGGATCGCGATGGGCAGACGTTGATGTTTCAGGATCCGGCTCTCGGCCTCGCCGCGGCTGCAACTGAGAAGCGCGACAGCATGCCGGCGCGGATCGCGAAAGTGCAGGACATCGTCAGCGCCGACCCGGCCGACCACTTCGTCATCTGGCACGACCTCGAAGCCGAGCGGCACGCGATTCAAACCGCGCTGCCGGAGGCGGTGAGCGTTTGGGGTACGCAAGATCTCGACGAGCGCGAGCAGCGCATCGTCGATTTCGGTAAAGGCGCGTATCGCCTGCTGTCGACGAAGCCCATCATCGCCGGCTCTGGCTGCAACTTCCAGCGGCACTGCCACCGCGAGATCTTCGCGGGCATCGGTTTCAAATTTAACGACTTCATCCAGGCGATTCACCGCGTCCAACGTTTCCAGCAGCCGCACCGCGTGCGCATCGACATCGTGTACAGCGAGGCCGAGCGCGAGGTGCTGCGCACGCTGCAGGCGAAGTGGGCGCAGCACGAAGAGATGGTGCAGAAGATGACCGACATCATTCGCAAGTACGGGCTCAACCAGCTGGCGATGCAGGAAACGCTCGCGCGCTCGATCGGGGTCAAACGAATCGAAGTATCGAGCGATCGCTTTTGCGTCGCGAATAACGATTGCGTCGACGAGGCGCGCCGGCTGCCTGAAAACCATGTCGACCTCATCGTGACCTCGATCCCGTTCGCGAACCACTACGAGTACTCGCCGAGCTATAACGACTTCGGGCATACGGACGATAACGCCCATTTCTGGCAGCAGATGGACTATCTGACGCCGCAGCTGCTGCGCATCCTGAAGCCGGGCCGCATCTACGCATGCCATGTGAAGGACCGGATCCTGTTCGGCAACGTGACTGGCGCCGGCCTGCCGACCGTCAGTCCGTTCCACGCGGAAGCACTCTTCCACGGCATCAAGCACGGCTTCGACTACTGCGGGATGATCACTGTCAACACGGACGTCGTGCGCGAAAACAATCAGACATACCGCCTCAGCTACACGGAAATGTGCAAGGACGGCTCGAAGATGGCCGTCGGCTCTCCCGAATACATTCTGCTGTTCCACAAGCCGCAGACCGATCGCACGAAGGGCTATGCCGACGTGCCGATCCGCAAGTCGAAAAGCGAATACAGCCTCGCGCGCTGGCAGATCGACGCGCACGCATTCTGGCGTTCGAGCGGCAACCGCCTGCTGACCGCGGAGGAGCTCGCCGCGCTGGGCCCGGAGAAACTCGCCAGCCTATTCGCGAAGTACTCGCTCGAGAACGTGTACGACTACGAGTTCCACGTCCGGATCGGCGAAGAGCTGCAGGAGCGCGGCGCGCTGCCGACCAAGTTCATGAGCCTCGCGCCCGGCGCGCACCATCCGGACACGTGGCACGACGTCACGCGCATGCTGACGCTCAATGGCGAGCAGGCGAAGCGCGCGGTCGAAAAGCACGTGTGCCCGCTGCAGTTCGACATCGTCGATCGTCTGATCGATCGTTACAGCAACCCCGATGAGCTCGTCTACGACCCGTTCTGCGGCCTCGGCACCGTCCCTTACCGCGCGATTCTGAAGGGGCGCCGCGGCGGCGGCTCCGAGCTTAATCCGACCTACTTCATGGATCAGGTGCACTACCTGCGCGCGGCCGAGCGCGAGTACTCCATGCCATCGCTGTTCGACATCGAGGAGGCTGCAGCGTGA
- a CDS encoding HNH endonuclease, with amino-acid sequence MKRKEFDYDMVREAYLAGSSLNQIASEMGLDDEDVRRALIRMGVPRRPRGAGAGQLNHQFKGGTRQRKDGYLVQRGNRAKQLEHRVIAEKALGRPLKRSEDVHHVNFDGGDNGNTNLVICTHTYHMELHARMRRHPYWSQVEADYRNKQRGNK; translated from the coding sequence ATGAAACGCAAAGAATTCGACTACGACATGGTGCGCGAAGCCTACCTCGCGGGTAGCTCCCTGAATCAAATCGCGTCCGAGATGGGTCTGGACGACGAAGACGTGCGGCGCGCCCTGATCCGGATGGGTGTTCCGCGCCGCCCGCGGGGCGCTGGCGCTGGCCAGCTTAATCACCAGTTCAAGGGCGGCACGAGGCAGCGGAAGGATGGCTATCTGGTTCAACGCGGGAACCGCGCGAAGCAGTTGGAGCATCGCGTTATCGCCGAGAAGGCGCTCGGTCGCCCACTCAAGCGTAGCGAAGACGTACATCACGTGAATTTTGACGGTGGCGACAACGGCAACACGAATCTCGTGATCTGTACGCATACGTACCACATGGAATTGCATGCCCGCATGCGCCGGCATCCGTACTGGAGCCAGGTCGAAGCGGATTACCGAAACAAACAAAGGGGTAACAAATGA
- a CDS encoding S24 family peptidase: MFKRKANTACNNILFTCATMPRMNARSREIHPTAGRLLEAAKTLKGAEGPSAVARLLHVSPQKVTNWMGRGVSSDGMLEAERVIGCRAVWLRTGEGEMVDAGAKHVSTEDDPAITVLNMPVIAESEKAASTTLDAAKLTSPQRLKAVLAEQNVTAQTLASVSGVGLEVASQWLAGEGQTLTLDQAVAIQKTYGVNAVWLIKGKGDPGVAVRYADEYRPIPITNWKPIPVLGMAQLGDNGHWSDLEYPVGHGDGYVDFPSRDPDAYALRCVGDSMRPRIRDGEFVIIEPNHEPEPGDDVLVKSIDGRVMVKTFLYKRAGRIHLVSINEAHPSVAIAQEEIEKMHYVVAYTRASMWRPI; encoded by the coding sequence ATGTTTAAAAGAAAAGCAAACACCGCGTGTAACAACATTTTGTTTACTTGTGCAACCATGCCGCGCATGAATGCTCGCAGCCGTGAAATCCATCCAACCGCCGGGCGTCTGCTCGAGGCCGCAAAAACCCTGAAGGGCGCCGAGGGCCCTTCGGCGGTCGCACGCCTGCTTCATGTCTCGCCGCAAAAAGTGACTAACTGGATGGGCCGCGGCGTGTCTTCCGACGGAATGCTGGAAGCGGAGCGCGTGATCGGGTGCCGCGCCGTGTGGCTGCGCACGGGCGAAGGCGAAATGGTAGATGCCGGCGCGAAGCACGTTTCCACCGAAGATGATCCGGCAATCACTGTATTAAACATGCCGGTTATTGCGGAATCGGAAAAAGCCGCGAGCACTACCCTTGATGCAGCCAAACTTACTTCCCCACAACGTCTAAAAGCGGTGCTCGCCGAGCAGAACGTCACTGCGCAGACTTTGGCAAGCGTCTCTGGCGTTGGCCTCGAGGTCGCTTCTCAATGGCTTGCCGGCGAAGGCCAGACTTTGACGCTTGATCAGGCTGTCGCCATTCAGAAAACGTACGGCGTGAACGCGGTTTGGCTAATAAAGGGCAAAGGTGACCCAGGCGTAGCTGTCCGCTACGCCGATGAATACCGGCCTATCCCGATCACAAATTGGAAACCGATTCCGGTACTAGGAATGGCTCAGCTAGGGGACAACGGGCACTGGTCGGATCTCGAGTATCCGGTCGGCCATGGGGACGGCTATGTTGACTTCCCTTCGCGGGACCCAGACGCCTATGCGCTGCGCTGCGTGGGCGATTCGATGCGCCCCCGCATTCGTGACGGCGAATTCGTCATCATCGAGCCGAACCACGAACCCGAGCCGGGTGACGATGTGCTCGTAAAGTCGATCGACGGTCGCGTGATGGTCAAGACATTCCTTTACAAGCGAGCTGGCCGCATCCACCTTGTTTCGATCAACGAAGCGCACCCGTCCGTCGCGATCGCGCAGGAAGAAATCGAAAAAATGCACTACGTCGTCGCCTACACGCGTGCGTCCATGTGGCGCCCGATCTGA
- a CDS encoding DUF1566 domain-containing protein, which yields MNAVNEAAVAIAAPAIGEYWPGQGGIYAGIMPGEDGQRPYHLIVSATDVEDVAYGGYGSKVPGADSRYDGAANTRALLAATTEHPAAKWASEYSADGHTDFHLPAQRELNLCYATIPHKFEKDWYWSSTQETAGYAWFQLFGNGGQLYGDELSKLRAVAVRRLFI from the coding sequence ATGAATGCAGTGAACGAAGCCGCTGTCGCGATCGCAGCGCCCGCCATTGGCGAGTACTGGCCCGGTCAGGGCGGCATCTACGCCGGCATCATGCCGGGCGAAGACGGGCAGCGTCCGTATCACCTGATCGTTTCAGCGACCGATGTCGAAGACGTCGCGTACGGCGGTTACGGCAGCAAGGTGCCGGGTGCGGACAGCCGTTACGACGGCGCCGCGAACACGCGCGCGTTGCTCGCTGCGACGACCGAGCATCCCGCGGCGAAGTGGGCCAGCGAGTACTCGGCCGACGGCCACACCGATTTCCATCTGCCGGCGCAGCGCGAGCTCAACCTCTGCTACGCGACGATCCCGCACAAGTTCGAGAAGGACTGGTACTGGTCGAGCACGCAGGAGACGGCCGGCTACGCCTGGTTTCAGCTCTTCGGCAACGGCGGCCAGCTCTACGGCGACGAGCTCAGCAAGCTTCGCGCCGTGGCCGTCCGCAGATTGTTCATTTAG
- a CDS encoding DUF1367 family protein, which yields MSKVVLRIDERGKLAGVDERNDRAYGRFRKKLAELQPGQTLAFEFRIPRSPKFHRLHFVMLNAIFTCQEVFTDNERMRKWLEVGAGHFDFVPGPGGDLIALPRSIAYEALDDAEFHDVHESVKAFLRTPHAYRYLWPHLNDERGEIMVEAILNEFES from the coding sequence ATGAGCAAGGTTGTTCTTCGCATCGATGAGCGCGGCAAGCTGGCCGGCGTCGACGAGCGCAACGATCGCGCGTACGGGCGCTTTCGCAAGAAGCTCGCCGAGCTGCAGCCTGGTCAGACGCTCGCTTTCGAGTTCCGCATCCCGCGCAGCCCGAAGTTCCATCGCCTGCACTTCGTGATGCTCAACGCGATCTTCACCTGCCAAGAGGTTTTCACCGATAACGAGCGGATGCGCAAGTGGCTCGAGGTGGGCGCCGGCCACTTCGATTTCGTCCCCGGCCCGGGTGGCGACCTGATCGCACTGCCGCGCTCGATCGCGTACGAGGCGCTCGACGATGCTGAGTTCCACGACGTGCACGAGAGCGTCAAGGCCTTCCTTCGTACACCGCACGCGTACCGGTATCTGTGGCCGCACCTGAACGACGAGCGCGGCGAAATCATGGTCGAAGCGATCCTCAACGAGTTCGAATCGTGA
- a CDS encoding type V toxin-antitoxin system endoribonuclease antitoxin GhoS, with amino-acid sequence MESFLVRVELHGAADDDYEALHVQMAVFGFWRTITDTKGVTYELPPATYWGQSQYGTSRVVDFAHAACSIVGRRASIVASLTADTWFNGLKRV; translated from the coding sequence ATGGAAAGCTTCTTGGTTCGCGTCGAGCTGCATGGCGCCGCCGACGACGATTACGAAGCCCTGCACGTTCAAATGGCAGTTTTTGGCTTCTGGAGGACGATCACCGACACTAAAGGCGTCACATATGAACTGCCACCTGCCACGTATTGGGGACAGTCGCAGTATGGTACGAGCCGCGTCGTCGACTTTGCGCATGCGGCCTGTTCCATCGTCGGCAGGCGTGCGTCGATCGTCGCCAGCCTCACGGCGGACACGTGGTTCAACGGGCTCAAGCGTGTATGA
- a CDS encoding AAA family ATPase, with protein MQIQHITVKSFLGARAVDIEVDTPVTIFAGPNGAGKSSLREAICAALTGDISRVALKKEYPSMVTDGAKKSIVSLDLDVGPANLTLPDAKHVGLTVYTGALPYLLNPERFAQMKADDRRTFLFELTGLRATPEKVKGLLAERKCDAAKVEKVLPMLRSGFPAAVKFAEDEARESKGAWKAVTNEQWGKDKAADWEAEVPLFDAARHAEVTQQMTAVESRIAKANKDLGALQEKHRAYAASRESAERSAELAKGVTRIEAKLATDKQNLADAEARLLDAQQRAGDAPREGLVHDLAAAVREFTVIIADAESLVQRVTGAIRPWSDYDLSTVERAYAAYVDQHGEPGTGGDADARAQLPELVKARDLMKRSVENDERDLAAALAASEALKLKSDVEAVTDEQLTAARTSVSASTAQRDSLRTELDRLNNAKLAADAADSKTQTAAKHHADITQWLDIAAALSPDGIPGDMLAQALAPINNRLAELAAFAQWAVPMLDTDMTIRAGGRLYSLLSESERYRVDALIALTIAVLSESRIVFFDRFDVLDLKGRGDLLELLDDMASQNEIATALVFGTLKKAPEGLPSTTRAHWIEKGELHAARFAQAA; from the coding sequence ATGCAGATCCAGCACATCACCGTAAAGAGTTTCCTCGGCGCGCGCGCTGTGGACATCGAAGTGGACACGCCGGTCACCATCTTCGCGGGCCCGAACGGCGCGGGGAAGAGCAGCCTGCGCGAGGCCATCTGCGCAGCGCTGACCGGTGACATTTCGCGCGTCGCGCTGAAGAAGGAATACCCGTCGATGGTGACCGACGGTGCGAAGAAGTCGATCGTGTCGCTGGATCTGGATGTCGGTCCGGCGAACCTCACGTTGCCCGACGCCAAGCATGTGGGCCTCACCGTGTACACCGGCGCGCTGCCGTACCTGCTCAACCCGGAGCGGTTCGCGCAAATGAAGGCCGACGATCGGCGCACGTTCCTGTTCGAACTGACGGGCCTGCGCGCGACACCCGAGAAGGTGAAGGGTCTGCTCGCTGAGCGCAAGTGCGACGCGGCGAAGGTCGAGAAGGTGCTGCCGATGCTGCGGTCAGGCTTCCCGGCCGCCGTGAAGTTCGCCGAGGACGAAGCGCGCGAGTCGAAGGGCGCATGGAAGGCCGTGACCAATGAACAGTGGGGTAAGGACAAGGCCGCCGATTGGGAGGCCGAGGTGCCTCTGTTCGATGCAGCGCGGCACGCTGAGGTAACTCAGCAGATGACCGCCGTCGAGAGCCGTATCGCGAAGGCAAATAAGGACCTGGGCGCGCTGCAGGAAAAACACCGCGCCTACGCCGCGTCGCGCGAATCCGCCGAGCGCAGCGCCGAACTGGCGAAAGGCGTGACGCGCATCGAAGCAAAGCTCGCGACTGACAAGCAGAACCTCGCCGACGCGGAGGCGCGCCTGCTCGATGCGCAGCAGCGTGCCGGCGACGCGCCGCGCGAAGGCCTCGTTCACGATCTGGCTGCTGCGGTACGCGAGTTCACCGTGATCATTGCTGACGCGGAGAGCCTCGTGCAGCGTGTGACCGGTGCAATCAGGCCGTGGAGCGATTACGACCTGTCGACCGTCGAGCGAGCCTACGCCGCTTACGTTGATCAGCATGGAGAGCCGGGCACCGGCGGCGATGCCGACGCGCGCGCCCAGCTGCCCGAACTCGTCAAGGCGCGCGACCTGATGAAGCGCTCGGTCGAGAACGACGAGCGCGATCTCGCCGCCGCTCTCGCTGCGTCGGAAGCGCTGAAGTTGAAGTCCGACGTCGAAGCAGTGACCGATGAGCAACTGACCGCAGCGCGTACGAGCGTGTCCGCATCGACAGCGCAACGCGATTCTCTGCGCACCGAGCTGGATCGGCTGAACAACGCGAAGCTCGCGGCCGACGCTGCCGACAGCAAAACGCAGACTGCCGCGAAGCACCACGCCGACATCACGCAATGGCTCGACATCGCCGCTGCGCTGTCGCCGGATGGCATCCCGGGTGACATGCTCGCGCAGGCGCTTGCGCCGATCAATAACCGTCTCGCCGAACTCGCTGCGTTCGCGCAGTGGGCCGTGCCCATGCTCGACACCGATATGACAATCCGCGCCGGCGGCCGCCTCTATTCGTTGCTGAGCGAGTCCGAGCGGTACCGCGTCGACGCGCTGATCGCACTGACGATCGCGGTGCTGTCGGAGTCGCGCATCGTTTTCTTCGACCGCTTCGACGTGCTGGACCTGAAGGGCCGCGGCGATCTGCTCGAACTGCTCGACGACATGGCCTCGCAGAACGAGATCGCGACGGCGCTTGTATTCGGCACGCTGAAGAAGGCACCCGAAGGCCTGCCGTCCACCACACGCGCGCACTGGATCGAGAAGGGCGAGTTGCACGCCGCTCGCTTCGCCCAGGCCGCCTGA
- the dnaB gene encoding replicative DNA helicase codes for MNARAPHDESSAFVPPHSVEAEQFVLGALLMDNDAIDRIGELRAEHFYRHDHRTVFDLISRLIVAGKRADVLTVLEAAQIGGRDEAIGGLAYLNALSGNFVGSGGIARWAEMVIERWRLRGLLAAARDVEALVHNRGARTASELISEAQAKFEPLADIRSFEPQMPGPVLTEIVEEIDQTYHGAELPVVPTGFRDLDAKLGGGMRGAELVIIAGRPSMGKTAIAMAIGGYVAELQGMVLVFSLEMSSKQLHQRNIARVGGIHLSHVLDGKKFVDSDWPKLTHAVTVLSEAQMLVDDTSGLSMDEIASRARTVKRQHGLKLIIVDYLGLMTGGPDERHDLKIGSYSAGLKGLAKQLDVPVIALSQLNRGVEQRPNKRPTMGDLRDSGAIEQDADIILMLYRDEVYNADSPDRGTAEIIVGKQRNGETGPVRLAFAGEYQRFSDLAYDYVPATPEQPKKTRRGFE; via the coding sequence ATGAACGCGCGCGCGCCCCATGACGAAAGCAGCGCGTTCGTCCCGCCGCACAGCGTCGAAGCCGAGCAGTTCGTGCTCGGCGCGCTTCTCATGGACAACGATGCGATCGACCGCATCGGCGAACTGCGCGCGGAGCACTTCTATCGCCACGACCACCGGACCGTTTTCGACCTGATATCGCGGCTGATCGTCGCCGGCAAGCGCGCGGACGTCCTCACCGTGCTCGAGGCGGCACAGATCGGCGGCCGGGACGAAGCAATCGGCGGCCTGGCCTACCTGAACGCACTGTCGGGCAACTTTGTCGGCAGCGGCGGTATCGCGCGCTGGGCCGAAATGGTCATCGAGCGCTGGCGCCTTCGCGGACTGCTCGCGGCGGCGCGCGACGTTGAGGCGCTCGTGCATAACCGCGGCGCGCGTACGGCGTCCGAGCTGATCAGCGAGGCGCAGGCGAAGTTCGAACCGCTCGCTGACATCCGTTCGTTCGAGCCTCAAATGCCCGGCCCGGTGCTGACGGAGATCGTTGAGGAGATCGATCAGACCTACCACGGCGCCGAGTTGCCGGTCGTGCCGACCGGCTTCCGGGATCTCGACGCCAAACTCGGTGGCGGCATGCGCGGCGCCGAGCTGGTCATCATCGCCGGCAGACCGTCGATGGGGAAAACCGCGATCGCGATGGCCATCGGTGGCTACGTTGCCGAGTTGCAGGGCATGGTGCTGGTCTTCTCGCTCGAGATGTCGTCGAAGCAGCTGCATCAGCGGAACATCGCGCGCGTGGGCGGGATTCACCTGTCGCACGTGCTCGACGGCAAGAAGTTCGTCGATAGCGACTGGCCGAAGCTGACACACGCGGTGACCGTGCTGTCCGAAGCGCAGATGCTCGTCGACGACACGTCGGGCCTGTCGATGGACGAGATCGCGAGCCGCGCGCGAACGGTGAAGCGCCAGCACGGGCTGAAGCTGATCATCGTCGACTACCTCGGCCTGATGACCGGCGGCCCCGACGAGCGGCACGACCTGAAGATCGGCAGCTACTCCGCGGGCCTGAAGGGGCTTGCGAAGCAGCTCGACGTGCCGGTGATTGCTCTCTCGCAGCTCAACCGCGGCGTCGAGCAGCGGCCGAACAAGCGCCCGACCATGGGCGACCTGCGCGACTCCGGTGCCATCGAGCAGGACGCCGACATCATCCTGATGCTCTACCGCGACGAGGTCTACAACGCCGATAGCCCCGACAGGGGCACGGCCGAAATTATCGTCGGCAAGCAACGCAATGGTGAGACGGGACCCGTGCGCCTGGCGTTCGCCGGCGAGTACCAGCGCTTCTCGGATCTCGCGTACGACTACGTGCCGGCGACCCCCGAGCAACCCAAGAAAACACGTCGAGGTTTCGAATGA
- a CDS encoding 3'-5' exonuclease: protein MELILFYDTETNGLPQWNLPSEDPSQPHVTQLAAHLCDERSGNTIAAMDVLISPDGWTIPDDLAALTGITTERATLEGVPISDALRQFTEMWRRAGMRVAHNESFDARMLRIEYFRQLDHDDPFHDQWKGGQAFCTQGRCTKILNLPPTAKMLAAGRKHAKSPNLGEAYEYFTGKKLEGAHNAAVDLEACKAVYYGIKQATAGKAA from the coding sequence ATGGAACTCATCCTCTTCTACGACACGGAAACGAACGGTCTGCCGCAGTGGAATCTGCCGTCCGAAGATCCGTCGCAGCCGCACGTCACGCAACTCGCCGCGCACCTGTGCGACGAGCGCAGCGGCAACACGATAGCCGCGATGGACGTGCTGATCTCGCCGGATGGCTGGACGATCCCCGACGATCTCGCGGCGCTTACTGGCATCACGACCGAGCGGGCGACGCTCGAAGGTGTGCCGATTTCGGATGCGCTGCGGCAGTTCACGGAGATGTGGCGCCGCGCCGGCATGCGCGTCGCGCACAACGAGTCTTTCGATGCCCGCATGCTGCGCATCGAGTACTTCCGGCAACTCGATCACGACGATCCGTTCCACGACCAGTGGAAGGGGGGGCAAGCCTTCTGCACGCAAGGGCGTTGCACGAAGATCCTCAATCTGCCGCCCACCGCGAAGATGCTCGCCGCGGGCCGCAAGCATGCGAAGTCGCCGAACCTCGGCGAAGCGTACGAGTACTTCACCGGCAAGAAGCTCGAGGGTGCGCACAACGCCGCGGTCGATCTCGAGGCTTGCAAGGCCGTGTACTACGGCATCAAGCAGGCGACCGCCGGTAAAGCTGCCTGA